The Hahella sp. HNIBRBA332 genome window below encodes:
- a CDS encoding ABC transporter substrate-binding protein: protein MARTRGVVLALALLFAGYTSSAAETARIAIGEWPPYLSEELPHYGLAAHIAEVCFNAANVDVEVGFFPWNRVALFVENGLWDTSILWVKTEEREKVYLFSDVIFEGSAVFFYAKTRPMQWRDYKDLVGLKFGGLMSASYPWFEAAKEQGIHLEMEVVSDERLNFAKLLNGRIDAFSLDKYVGLYILHKNFPQESNLITYNPTPIESWPYRLIFTKNPRGEKMRNAFNKGLKIVQENGLLERLLDDAANGRYVGRSAE, encoded by the coding sequence ATGGCGCGAACTCGTGGCGTAGTCCTGGCATTGGCGCTCCTTTTCGCCGGGTACACTTCATCCGCCGCTGAGACGGCGCGCATCGCTATTGGCGAATGGCCGCCTTATCTCTCTGAAGAGCTGCCGCATTACGGTCTGGCGGCGCATATTGCGGAAGTCTGTTTTAACGCCGCGAATGTAGATGTAGAGGTTGGCTTTTTCCCTTGGAACCGGGTGGCGCTGTTTGTGGAAAACGGACTTTGGGACACTTCTATTCTGTGGGTGAAAACTGAAGAACGGGAAAAGGTTTACCTGTTTTCCGATGTGATTTTTGAAGGCTCCGCTGTTTTCTTTTACGCCAAAACGCGGCCTATGCAGTGGCGCGACTACAAGGATCTGGTGGGACTCAAATTCGGCGGCCTGATGAGCGCCAGCTACCCTTGGTTTGAAGCCGCTAAGGAGCAGGGGATCCATCTCGAAATGGAAGTCGTGTCAGACGAACGCCTCAACTTCGCCAAACTACTCAACGGCCGCATAGACGCCTTCTCACTGGATAAATACGTCGGCCTGTATATCCTGCACAAAAACTTCCCCCAGGAATCCAACCTCATCACCTACAACCCCACCCCCATCGAATCCTGGCCCTACCGACTGATCTTCACCAAAAATCCACGGGGAGAAAAAATGCGCAACGCCTTCAACAAAGGACTCAAAATAGTCCAGGAAAACGGCCTGCTGGAACGGCTGTTGGATGATGCGGCTAATGGGCGGTATGTGGGCCGTTCAGCCGAGTGA
- a CDS encoding lasso peptide biosynthesis B2 protein — MTTHSMPRFYRKLQTAWRLPRQEKLWLAFLFPYSAVVCVMIWGLPFRRFAWVLGRASANHEALFHAPAEQQFLARRIGAVCRLVARYTPWECKCLAQAIMARTLLGFYKAPYVIHLGVLKESGSDGGLKAHAWLRVDGAIITGGADSESYVKASTYLPRFLSSE; from the coding sequence ATGACGACTCACTCCATGCCGCGCTTCTACCGTAAACTCCAAACCGCCTGGCGACTTCCGCGTCAGGAGAAGTTGTGGCTGGCGTTTTTGTTTCCGTACAGCGCGGTGGTGTGTGTGATGATTTGGGGTCTACCGTTTCGGCGTTTCGCCTGGGTTTTGGGGCGCGCGTCTGCGAATCATGAGGCGCTGTTTCACGCCCCTGCAGAGCAGCAATTCTTGGCGCGACGCATTGGCGCTGTCTGCCGTTTGGTCGCCCGCTATACGCCGTGGGAATGCAAGTGTCTGGCGCAAGCGATTATGGCCAGAACGCTGCTGGGGTTTTACAAAGCGCCTTACGTCATCCACCTGGGCGTTCTTAAAGAAAGCGGCTCCGATGGCGGTTTGAAAGCACATGCCTGGCTCAGAGTCGATGGAGCCATCATTACCGGTGGAGCCGACAGCGAGAGCTATGTGAAGGCTTCCACCTACCTGCCGCGCTTTTTATCATCCGAGTAA